The following nucleotide sequence is from Thunnus albacares chromosome 15, fThuAlb1.1, whole genome shotgun sequence.
ATTTATGGGTGTGAAAATTTTCTTTCACTGTGAAGCAAAGAACAAACAGTTTCTGACTTCCAACCaggagttttttctttttgagattGGGAGTGACTGGTATTTCTAACATCTGTAAACACTGGAGGAAAATACATCTGTATTTGAGTTCTGATGGTCTCAAATGTCAAAAAGCTCACTTTATATTAAAAGGATCGCTTATGCTACTGGTTTGAGAACTGAACGTAAACACCTCCCTTCTTTTGTGAGCTCTCTGGTGAAACACATGCATGGCAGAGGGATCGCCTCCTCCCGACGGGCAATTGTATTGAACTTGCACTTTTTGAGGTGGTCGGCCATGCTGGCAATGTTGGCAAACTTCCACTCGTTCACTGTACCGAAAGCTGTGCTGAATCTCCACACCTGAAGGACAAAAAACGAATTGACTATTACTTCTCATGCATTACAGCTATAGCAACACAGCAGGCGCGTGATGCTGATTATCAAATGTGtttactaaaataataataataactaacCTTGTCTGTGATCTGCCATGAAGGAGACCCATCAGCACGCCGTTTCTTCTCCCACAGCAGGACGACCATGCCACGCATCTGGAGCAGGCTGGCACACACATCCCTCATGGTGCGGGACACTCTGGACAGCTGACACAAGCTGAAGCTGTCCAGGAAGCTTGCTACATGTTGCAACACCTCAAATGGAAGACCGCTGAACTGATCGCACTTGGAGCCAAAGTGGCAGGTGTTTCTTGGGACCCCAGTCTTTAGAGGTTGACCAGGCTGAACCCCAAAAGAGCCGAGGTGCCTGTCGTGGATGATTCGGAAGCCCTGTACTGACGGGCAGAATCGTCTTTGGGAGTAGGTGCAGCCATAATAGGCCAAGGGGCAGCGTTGCTCCATCCAACCATTGAGTCCAGCGTGGATATCCCCGtgaacatttttgaaatgaGACGAGAACTCATCCCGCCGGAACAACTGCCCACACACAAATGTGAACATGGAGCGCTGCTTGGTTTGGTATCGAGCCACACATTCAAGCACCAGGTCCAGTCTAAGAGTGTGGAAGGGGCTTGGGTTGGAAAGCTGTGGGCTGGCGTGATCGCACGCCGAGGCCGAAGCGATATCCCCGACCATGGTGTTGGTTGCGAGAATGGCTGAAGGAAAGGAGAATGTCTGCGTACCAAAATCAATGTGGTAGCCATCTACAAACCTGCTGTCTGAGATACCTCGGCCTCCCGGAGAGTCACCGAGGCAAAAGAGCAATGCAGCAGTGATGAGATCAATGCCGTGGAGGCCCATGGGGTCGTCTGCTACTTCCAGGTCAGATGTGTCTACTGCCTTGTCCTCCATCTTTGCTCTGAACAAATATGGGTCTGACAGCAGAGCCCGGCGTCCgttaaatgtaaacatacttaTCCCTCTAAGCACTTCTACATTCTGTAGTTTGCGCTCCAAGCACCTATACCTGAGTTCAGAGGGCAAATGTTGTAAGAAGTTGTTTCTTACATGATCAGACAGCAGGAATGGCAGTGGAGGTGAAAGTGGTGCTTGCTGAGGAACTGGAGGTTCCAGTGCTACAACAGGCATGTAATTCTGAGGCATCTCTGGCCAGACAAGGTTGGAACCGTTTACTGGCTCGCTGATAAGGTCTTCTTTCTCTTCAAAAAACAACTCCACAAAATCATTTTCTTCTGCCCAGCTGATGCCATCATCTCCATCCGTCCCCACTGCACAATCCACTCCACCCACTGCTCCGAGCTCACAATCTGAATCAGAGTCACTCTCTTGCATATCTACATTCTTTCCACCTTCAGCAACATAATCAGTGTGACAGTCACCATTTTCCCCATTGTGGAGTTCGCCGTTCTTATCTGTCTTTTCGCCATTCAAATTTCCAACAATTACTTCAATATCCTTAGAATTAGTGAGAATGTCCAAGGCTGCTGCTAAACTTCTACTTGTTTCCACTGAGGCCCTATACAACTCGTTATAAGGCTCCTCTTCCATTTCCATTGTTCCATTACCCAACACTGTCTCTGTCACACTTGATGCTGTGGCCATTTTGTCACTTTCATCCACTTCCTTATCTCCGTTCTTTGACACAGTGGTCGTGACCTTCAGGGACTCTAATAGCATCCTCTGATCCTGCAGGGCCAGGGCCATGTCTAGCTGCTCCACCTCATCAAAGTCTTTGCTCAAGTTTTCATAGGACTTGCGATCGGCGTAGCTCACAGGCCAGCGGTTCCACTCCATAGTACAACACACTATACTTGCTGGGCAAGTCTCAAGGTGTTGTGCCATCTTGATCCTTGCGATAGAGAACGGGCAGCCAAACCCACTGTTTAGGCATGGCAGCCGTTCATACGGACACAGTAAACGATGTTCCTCTAGCTTGCACGAGTGGAAAACTGCCCCACAGACAAGGGGGCAGCCAATGAGGTCGCAGGAAACACCGGTCTCTGGTCTTACCATGCATCTTCTGTTGATGCATTTAAGGCAGTGGGGGTGCAGATTCTCCATTTTGACTTGATTTCTCCTTGCCCAACTGATTCTGGCAGGGAAAAGGGGTGAAGAGTTCAACCCTGaaacaaagacataaacatATTTGTATCACAAGCCTTGACAAAGTACACGCATGCCATGGCAAATATTTATTCAGtaagcacacagattggtcagCGGGAGCATAACATGCAACCGTCcaacataacatacacacacaagaggTCCCATGCCTGCAAAGTACTCTGTAACTACACATGTGCATGTTTACTAGATCTTTATGCTGTTcagtcacatttcacaacacTCCTCTTAGGTTACATGGTGACACCGGTTCTTCCAGGGCTTCAAGGCAAATCTGAACCCTCACCTTTAGGCTCTGAGAGGCTGCTCTTCATTCATGGAGTTTGGTGACAAGTGAGTCAACCCCTTAAGAAGTTCAAAAAGTTGTGCGCAACAAACCCACTAAGTAAAATACCTCTGAGTCATTACTTGTTTGCGTTGCTTGAATGTAGGGATTAGTTAGGATAAATAAAGCTGGCTTAATTGacacaaaacaattatttaaagATCTGATGCAAGTCCAAACCGCAATGCCACACAGGAGAGCTATTGTTCAAGTCTTTGGTCAGCAACAGCTAGCTAAATTACGCAAGCATagctaaaaacacaaacaacacaacaccGGCTGTTTCCAACAATTATAACCAATTATAGTTTTAACACCAATAGTATGTGACCTTATTGTGTTAAACTACTAAAACTAGTTTTTATGATAAGTGCACGACGGACAAAGCttaacaaatgagatacaaaactttgtaaaacaaaagaacatCAACAATATGGCCAGCCAACTAGCTTCGCTGCTACACTTGTTAGCCTGCTCAGTTAGCTAGCTGGTAGCTTCCAGAAACTGCTTACCCGAATTACGGGGCTCCCCGAGTttcttttaattgtattttttgacTTCTATCAGCTCCGTCGACACCAACAAACACGGAAACTACACTTTCATAAGCATCCCGCCGTATCGAATGAGTCCAAatcttatttttatatgaactggCTGCAGTTGGTTCTTCGGCTCTGAGACCTTCGCTGCTCTGAGTCGGTCGGTCGGCGTTTGTGTTGATCCTGCTGTGGGACGCCGCACCTCTACGTCATCACGTCGACGGCCGGTTTATGGACGCAGAACCGCAGAACTGTGAGACAGCACTGAAATAGACAGACTGGGGAATACCCTGAGGCCAGTTTTACATGCAATCACTCATGAAATgtctgtgctgttgtttttggatTTTAATGAATACAGACTCTTTGCCAGGCAATTCAAATTACTTATAAATCTATATATAGGAGAAATCAGTGGTAGAAAAGGTACTAAGATCTCCTCCACATGTATTAAGACTTATAAAAATgatctgcttggaacaataatgtgtgtctgatatgttttttcccacaaaaaatgtataattactaTGTTAAAATCCTAAAAGTGGCAtctattccttctccctcactaaatatccagaatctatgagcatgcaaatatttttcattgcaAAAGTTTAACTTCTGGACCcaagatgtctcttacttcactTTAAAGTACATTCTCAGTGTATTTACACTGGAGGCtttcatactggaccacgattggctttCAAACTAGGTccaacacagagaaactttccactttcagcagatgaatatatAAACAGTCTTTCAGTGTCAAACTATGCAcagacatcattctgcacagtgaagctcaaacatccaaatgtaGGAACAAgacacattcatctgctgaaagtggaaagtttctctgtgctcactgaagaATCTAAGTTAAAGGGGCGTatctatgagcatgatttgtgacatcacaactagtttaaGACAGTCATGGTCTagtatacaacttacacaagtgtgacgtggaaacttgaagtatccagtgcacatacactgaggatggacttttcagtgaaggagACATCCTGTGTCCAACAGTTagacttttgaaaatgaaaacatctacaaattcatagattctggatttttaaggGAGAaggaataaatgtaattttaagaatttctgaCTATGTAGTTGaattttttgtgaaaaaatcatagacacaaattattattgatattgtATAGGTATTTATACCCATACAATATTCATTCCAGCACtccatttcatatttatttccGATCTATTTGCACTCTTCCACActtttgcactatttgtatcctgtttacaatTCACAGAAATGGTTTCACCTGCATATAGATATTGTATGTTGTTGTCCACTTGTTTCTATACGTATGTATTTTTCACCCGTTTGCTCACACATAATAGTGAAATGCTTatgtttaattatctttgtttggcttgttgtccttgtgtatctttctgaagattgttgtgtgtaagtacattgagagccactagaaactggagtcaaattcctAACATACTTGgtcaataaagctgattctgattctgatatcCTACTAACTTGCCTGTGTAGCCAGTGCCTGATATAGCTTGCTGCTCTGTGCCTTCACAccaactattaaaaacacaagagtCACAcggttgcactgggtgacatgttcccaCATTAACATGAAAACAGGCACAGTAGTTTGTTTTGGGTCAGTTACCCTTTCGAGGTGACGCAAATACTCActaatgtgtattaatccatgGCTGAAATAGTCCCCAACGAATGCACTATTTAGTCACGTTGGACTAACCTTTGCTAAAAACTAGAGCtcagctgttttagaaaatcATTTAgccttcattaaaaatgaaactatatatttgtgaccatttttatttatagatttacaTCTTAAGAGGGCAGGAATGGACTTGGGTCTAAGTGTCTCAGACAAGTTAGGGAAGCATAGAGAAACAGACTCACACACTATTGGTTTcgtctttttttcttattgacaataagagaaatatagaataAACCCAACCTTATGctttaattaaaagtaataattaCACATGTAAAAATCCCTGCATTtaaacttttactttagtagatgtacaaaaatatgagcagcaaaatgtactttttttaaagtatcaaatgtaaaagtactcataACAAGGCAGATTGGCTCTTTTCAGAGTGTcatatattattggattattactGATGCTTTGCTGTGAAAGAACCGTTTAATACTGTAGCTGGTCAAGGTGGAGCTATTTCTAACTACTTTATACGCTTGGGTAGTTTTTAGGTAAAAAGTATTATATTTCTCTCTgcaatgtagtggagtagaagtataacaTAGTATAAGTATAAGTATAAGTACCATTTTGATGTACATAAGCACAGcacttcagtaaatgtactcaCCACTGAGAATTAAATTAGGGACAACATTTGATGGAGACCTTTATTAGTTGATTTCTTACAAAtgaagaaaatcattttataaagagaaacatttgcaaga
It contains:
- the fbxo30a gene encoding F-box only protein 30a, whose protein sequence is MENLHPHCLKCINRRCMVRPETGVSCDLIGCPLVCGAVFHSCKLEEHRLLCPYERLPCLNSGFGCPFSIARIKMAQHLETCPASIVCCTMEWNRWPVSYADRKSYENLSKDFDEVEQLDMALALQDQRMLLESLKVTTTVSKNGDKEVDESDKMATASSVTETVLGNGTMEMEEEPYNELYRASVETSRSLAAALDILTNSKDIEVIVGNLNGEKTDKNGELHNGENGDCHTDYVAEGGKNVDMQESDSDSDCELGAVGGVDCAVGTDGDDGISWAEENDFVELFFEEKEDLISEPVNGSNLVWPEMPQNYMPVVALEPPVPQQAPLSPPLPFLLSDHVRNNFLQHLPSELRYRCLERKLQNVEVLRGISMFTFNGRRALLSDPYLFRAKMEDKAVDTSDLEVADDPMGLHGIDLITAALLFCLGDSPGGRGISDSRFVDGYHIDFGTQTFSFPSAILATNTMVGDIASASACDHASPQLSNPSPFHTLRLDLVLECVARYQTKQRSMFTFVCGQLFRRDEFSSHFKNVHGDIHAGLNGWMEQRCPLAYYGCTYSQRRFCPSVQGFRIIHDRHLGSFGVQPGQPLKTGVPRNTCHFGSKCDQFSGLPFEVLQHVASFLDSFSLCQLSRVSRTMRDVCASLLQMRGMVVLLWEKKRRADGSPSWQITDKVWRFSTAFGTVNEWKFANIASMADHLKKCKFNTIARREEAIPLPCMCFTRELTKEGRCLRSVLKPVA